In the genome of Juglans microcarpa x Juglans regia isolate MS1-56 chromosome 6S, Jm3101_v1.0, whole genome shotgun sequence, the window CGTGCGTCCTCTCAATTTGGTATCCCGTATGACCGACAACGATCTTGTACCTGTCGTTCTAACATGGTCTCTTTGGGTTTGGAGGCGCAGAGCCTGTATGGAAGGTAGAGTGAATTCGGTGGAGTCATTATGGTTGTCGATAAGAGCTGCCATCGCTTGGGTAGGTAGGTCTATGGCTTCGAGCTGGAAAAAAGTTTAATATCGGGAATGAATAGATTTTACAGGCCTTGGTGACCGATAAAAGTCCCGCATCGAAAATGTATTTGCCTTGTCAATTGGCAAAAGCCGGAGTCGGGTTGGTTTAAATTAAATGCTGATGGAAGTTGCTTGGGTATCCGGGACGTATGGGGATGGGAGGTCTTATTCGGAATGAGTTTGGGCGATTGAAGTTGGCTTTTGCAAAAAATCTTGATCAGGGAACGAATAATATGGCGGAACTTTTAGCTCTTTATTATGGTTTGAAGCACTGTACggatttgggtttacaacaaaTAGAAGTGGAGATGGATTCGTTGTTAATTGTTAACTGGTTGGAGAAGAAGAGATGTGGTATCTGGTATCTCGAAGATTATTGGGAGGAAATTCTACAAATTCTATCGAGCCTAAGATTGAAGATACGGCATGTTTATAGAGAGTGTAATGCCGAGGCTGGCTTTTT includes:
- the LOC121236547 gene encoding uncharacterized protein LOC121236547, whose translation is MGMGGLIRNEFGRLKLAFAKNLDQGTNNMAELLALYYGLKHCTDLGLQQIEVEMDSLLIVNWLEKKRCGIWYLEDYWEEILQILSSLRLKIRHVYRECNAEAGFLARLASRQHFGMWVHLRDVPHQLKGILRVDKLGLPAMRC